The Methanosarcina barkeri MS DNA window CTATGATCCTTGTTAACCCTTATCAGCTCTGGGACGAGGCTCTCGTAAACAAATTCTGGAATTTGCAGGAAAGGGTTGAGTTCCTGATAGCCAGAATTCTTTTTCACGAGTGTATTCACGTTATGATCTCGCTTGGAAACATCCTGCCTTCAGGGTTCGGAAATACGGACATTTACCTTGAATTCAGGAAGATGCTGGAGGTCTCGGTTTCCGAGAATCTTTCTCACGAGCTTCATAATGTGCAGTTCCGCCTCTGGAATCTTGTGCTGTTTGGATATTCAGGGTCAGAAAGTGAAAAAAAACTACTTGAAAGAGTTCAGGAAATATATGAATTTCTGATCAACGAGAAATACACGAACCAGAAAACTGGAAAAGCTTTCCGTTTCCCCTCAAACAACAAAAAAATTGCCAGAAAGTACTCCTGGATAGCAGCCGTTAAAGCCGGGGGAGACAAGCAGGTTAGCAAAAGAGTCTGGCAGGTAGAGGTCCGCAGACTCAGGATAGCACTGAGAGAACTCTTTGAGGGAATTGATACGGAATTAAGTAATATAGGATTTACAATGAAGTAATATGGGATTTACAATGAAGTATGGGATTTACAATGAAGTGAAATGGGATTTACAATGGAGTGAACGAAATAAGTGGATAATTCGGGGTAAATTAAATGAAAAAAGTTGAATAATTATAGAATTGATGGATTTTCTGACCTTTTTCTTTTTCCAGCCTTCATTCTATGATTCGTAGTTTACTTTTCTCCTTATTTCTTCCTGTAATTTTATTACTTACTTTATCTCTCTATTGCTTTGTTTTTTAGAGCTGAACTTTACTCCCTTGTTCCAGAATTCTTGCAATCTTTGCCATATCAGGAAGTTCGTGCACAGGATATTCTTCGAAGAATATAACCTTCTGTTCCTCGTCGATAATTATGTTCGCCCTCTGAGAAACCCCTTCTTTTTCTCTGAATATCCCATATGCTCTGGCAACCTCCCCATGCGGCCAGAAGTCCGAAAGAAGCTTGATGTGCGTAATTCCAAGTTCCTTAGTCCAGGCTCTTTTTGAAGGTATAGGGTCCACACTTATGCCAAAAGCCACCGTGTTCAATCTGGTGAACATTTCGTGGTTTTCCTCAAGTGATTTCATCTGTTCTGCGCACACGTTTGTCCAGGCGAGTGGATGGAATGATAAAAGAACCTTCTTGCCAGCGAAATCATAGAGGTGCACCTCTTTCTGTTTCTGGTCTCTTAGCCTGAAATCCTGTATTTTATCCCCGATATTAATTTTGCTCATAATAATCTCCCCAATTTAATAAAATCGCCTATGTTTTATAAATTGTCTGCTTGCTGACCTGTTTAACAATGCTGGCAGTTTTGCATCTTTGACAACGAGAAGTAAAGATTGGAATGTAAAAAAGGTTCAAAACTGGTATAAGATGTGAAAATAAAGTGAAGAATGGTTTATATTAAAAAAGAGTCGGGAAACAAAAGTAAAAGTAGTATAAATAAAAAGGACTAAATAATCAACAGCCTTTAAATGATTATAAAAACTTTGTTTCTCTTCTCTACCTAAAACGCATAGTGAACTTGAAATTATAGTAAAATTAATTTTTAATCTTATTTACTTAATTCTCTGAGT harbors:
- a CDS encoding peroxiredoxin, whose protein sequence is MSKINIGDKIQDFRLRDQKQKEVHLYDFAGKKVLLSFHPLAWTNVCAEQMKSLEENHEMFTRLNTVAFGISVDPIPSKRAWTKELGITHIKLLSDFWPHGEVARAYGIFREKEGVSQRANIIIDEEQKVIFFEEYPVHELPDMAKIARILEQGSKVQL